From the Labrus mixtus chromosome 17, fLabMix1.1, whole genome shotgun sequence genome, one window contains:
- the cplx4a gene encoding complexin-4a, with translation MAFLIKSMIGNPLSGIGLGGGGDKEEEATPSDPAKAAGMTREEYEEYQKQLVEEKMERDADFLHKKAERATLRVCLRDKYRLPKSEQDENMIEMAGDDVDVPEELLKMVDEDATEEEGKDSIMGQFQNLQNMDMDQLKEKASATVTELKSKAEEKCSVM, from the exons ATGGCTTTCTTGATCAAGAGCATGATTGGGAACCCCCTGTCAGGAATTGGTCTTGGTGGTGGAGGTGACAAAGAAGAGGAGGCCACCCCCTCAGATCCAGCCAAAGCAGCAGGGATGACACGCGAGGAGTATGAAGAGTACCAAAAACAGTTGGTGGAGGAGAA GATGGAGAGAGATGCAGATTTCTTACACAAGAAGGCAGAGAGGGCGACACTCAGGGTGTGCCTCAGAGATAAATACAGGCTGCCGAAG AGCGAGCAGGACGAGAACATGATCGAGATGGCCGGGGACGACGTGGACGTGCCCGAGGAGCTGCTCAAGATGGTGGACGAGGACGCCACGGAGGAGGAGGGCAAGGACTCCATCATGGGCCAGTTTCAGAACTTGCAGAACATGGACATGGACCAGCTGAAGGAGAAGGCCTCGGCCACTGTCACCGAGCTGAAGAGCAAAGCAGAGGAGAAGTGCTCCGTCATGTGA